Below is a window of Macadamia integrifolia cultivar HAES 741 chromosome 8, SCU_Mint_v3, whole genome shotgun sequence DNA.
GACAAATCTTAAAGATGACCCATTTAAAGCCTGTTTAAAGTTACATAGGTTTATAGCCCTGTTAAGGCTCATTTATGGTAGCTCGATTAAAGCCTGAGACCGACCTACCCGATTATTAACCATACTATGCTTGCGctagctaagcccgtttagctaaacgggtgtTCACAGTGCAGCCCTAGAAATTGGTCGAGCTCGACTAGGCCTGATCGAGATCGGACCTACCCGATCGCTTGACACCTCTACATTCGACAATCGAGAGCACCTTAGGATACATATTTGTGTTTTGGGATGTAAGTCCTGGTGCTCTTGGCCATCGAATGTGCATTGCACAACATGCCAAGCCATAGAGGAGTTGGATTTGTCCACCCCtgggaaaggaaaaatgattgTTCATTAATACTTCCTCGTGTACTTCCATTAATTTTTGCACAATTTTAGGAATAACAATctccacactcacacacacacacacaaaaaaaaaaatcctaaaataacaCTCTTGATGGCTCCAATGTTGATTTAATGTATTTATCTCTTCCAAATGATTTAATATACTTACACCCCCACCTCTCCAAAAAACACACAAAGATTTAATatgttatttcttcttcttcttcttcttcttttgacttCCAAGCCCAAGGTTACAATAATTGGTAACTAATACTGATACCGATGTTATATTGGCCTTATATTGTTCGATGTGGGCTGAAAATCCTACCTTGAGGTCAAGATGGGTCAAGTTAAGGTTGAGGCATCAGATTCACCCTCGCCTAGGTTGAGCTAGCCCAAATAAAAAACTGCTACAATGTGGTAATACTTGTCCAAGGCATTGTTGCACAcaactgcttttttttttgtggatgcaATCCCAAAGCTAGCTAGGATTTGAATTCTACCCCACTTATGCCCCACCCTCCTCCCTTCAAATACCTTCCTAAACCATGTAATCCAGCGATGTACTAAAATATCCACCTCGCAAAAAGTTAAGTGGAACAAGAACTTAGTGAAcaaattgattttaattttaaagcTTAAATGGAGTTGCTCAAATGCCATaataaaacatttaaaaatctGAAACTGTAGAAAGATAAATGCCAATAAATGAACTAATAGAAAATATATGAACGGATATATGATTGAAAAGACGAATAAGTTTGGAACAGAAGTTTTCTCAACAATTGACATGAGTAGAGGCACAAATTGACTAGGCTTGGGctgaggcttttttttttttttttgaggtgggGTTAGGGAGGTAATTAGTGTCTAGTTGCACTtcaatttaatttattaaaaatttacaccaaaaaaaaattattctggGTTATATTGTAACAACTTATTCCGGCCTAGCCTAGCCTAACTGAGTTTTggtttttattgtaatttttaagATAATTAGATGTCATATCTTCTGCTTAGATGTTCTTATTGTGAATAATCATATACAAATTGATTTGTGTATCTTTTTTACTTTGAAATAGTCGTGTAAAATTGACTTGAGATTAGGATAATTTTTGAAGATATTTGGGTCACCTAAAGTCAAGGCGAATCATGATCAGCCCAACCttgaatggaaaaataaagTTATGATTAATTAGGGACAACCTAGCCTGGTCCAATCAAGGACAATTCGGGAGGGCCTGGTGGGCTAAGCCCTACAAAGTTGGGTTTAAATTTAGTTTTTAGGTCCTAGATTAGGATCAGGGTGACGGCGAACCTAGGCTAAGCTAAGGAGATTCAGGGTTGAACTAAGGAGAtctagggttgggctagggttttgaAAAGCCCATCCCAACCTGACCTGTTGTATCCTTAACCAAGACTCTTTCCCTTTAACATCCTCTGATGGCCAACCAACAGATCCTCATATGATCTTGTCCCAAAGCACCTCTGAAGTAAAACAACATGTCTCCACTTCTCCGCGTGTCATCCACCATCATAAGATTTTAGTGACATTAATGGTCATTATCGGACTCAAGCGGATAGGAAGGCCTTCTACTCCAATTTCATCATCTCCAACCCACCAAATAAGGGTCAACACGTGATAATCCCCCCAATCTGTAGATGAAAGAGATTCCTATTCACCATGGGTGTAGAGAaactaggggcccgtttgataacgtttctgtcgtttctgtttcaagaaacgacagaaacataaatttccgtttatagaaacagaaatggaattgaaggtgtttgaaaagtcatgtttttagaagtcgatggtaaccagtgaaagaattgccacaagtcgtttccagaaacggcgaaacaagttgaaatttatatttctatttctaaaaataagtgaaacggaacagttttatcaaacgctttttgctccgtttctgctgtttctggaaacagaaatgacagaaacgtgtttcttgaaacgttatcaaacgggccctagatCTTGCATTTTACTTGTCCATTAGTTCCAAGTAGGAAAGGATTATATGGTCCTTAATACCTAATATATGACATATCAAGTGGGCCCTAGCTTCATTACCAACATGTCAAAACACAATAGCTTCTTGCTAACTTCTAATGATATAATAAGGTTGCATTGGTAGTTGTTCAGTTTCAGAAACGgcgttttgtgtcaaaaaatggaattttcaatttatgtgtcaaaatacatttttaaaacaataaaatggtGTTTGATGAACCTATTTCAGGAACTATTACCtaaattgttcttttttttttttttttgtatttggaatgaAATCAAAATGACGGAATAAGGTTTTGTCGTTCCAACATTTTGTGTTTATAGCGTTCCCCCTCCTTTTACATTATAGAAAAAtcgaaaaacaccaagttgacaccaaacgttttattctattttttgttcccatagaatgaaGAAACGTCAGAAACGTTTTtctaaatgactaccaaacgtagcctaaggatttgaatttataaaaataaaaatatttgaaaactcATAGAAAAATATTGACTTTCAAGAAAATGGTTGATACAAATGGATGATTGATATAAAAGACGGTAACTACCAACCCAATGAAGATTTAAATGGAACAGATTTAAACACTCGCCAAATTTGATTCCCTCTAGTTTGGGAGAGGATTTCCTACAAGGACATTAGAAGGAATCTGTACGGCACACCAAAGAGAGTTTGGAGAAAGATATTATTCACTTGAAAACCCATATGAtcagaataggagagagattttAGTACATACCCCACGCTCATTATGCGAGAAAGCATATATTGAAATATGCACTCTGGCAGAGATGCTTCTTTCATCCTTTACATAAATTTCAAACAGATGAAAGTAGTTAtattgagaaaaataaatataaagaaagatGAATGGATCCTTTGTATTACATTCACCTAGTTGTGTCGTGAAGATTAAATAAAGATGAATGGATCCTTTGTATTACATTCACCTAGTTGTGTCGTGAAGATTAAATAATTATCCCTTtgctctttatatatatatatatatatatatatatatatatatactctcttttcaccttttaaaatatagaaaatgaGTCAAGGATTGAATCCTCACATGTATATCTAAATGAACATATGTGCGAAGAATCCTTTTATGCGAGGAGGACTTTAATTGGAGTCATCGGAAGAAGTAGAATTAATGAAATCTTTCAAGTAATTGAGAGTGATGACAGCCCTTCGTGAATCGATGAGGTCGATGCCATGAAAACCCACATCATCGAAGCGAGCCACAACATTAGCTCCATTAATCACCAGCAGCTCCACCAACTTTCTCTGTCGATCAATGGTCACATCCCCTCCATACCCTCTTATCAATACCTTCCCCATCTTCCTCAGCTTCTGAATAAGCTCAGGGCTGGCCCACGGAttacaatactcatgatccctattgGCTCCCAAAGGAAGGGCCAACTCCCACACCAGATCACTCACCGTCAATGGCAACACCTGATCATCAGCGTATTTGAGATCAGAATGGGTCCTCTCCTCCCCGCCAAACAAAGGCTGGGTCATCATCACACCGAGTATCTTAAGTGGTCCAATATCCAGACCCAACGCTCGTAACCTCGCGTGGAACGCTATGTTTGCACCGCTGTTCCACCCAAACATTAAAATACGAGAAAAGTCAGCTATCTCCCTTAGCCAAGGCTCCCCACCATCGTTGTCCATAGCCTGTTGCTTCAACCACATCAACGCATCATCTGCGTCTTCATACGCCGCCGGCAGACGATTCTCCGGCGTAAGGCGGTAGCTCACGGAAACGACGATGCAAGGAACCAATCGAGCAGCGCGTTCGCATAAGTTGTTGCAAAAGACGGTGCCGGCGGTGGAGAACATGAATCCACCACCGTGGAAGTACATGACTAGAGGGAGGCGCAACCCGGGTTGGAGATCGTCCGTCTTGGGGCGGAGGATACGAAGCCAGGTTTTCTTTTCAGGGTTAAGGGTCACGTCTTTGCTGAGAATGCTTCTGGTATCTCCATAAGGGTCGTCCATGGAAGCTTCTAGAGTAGGAAGGTCTGCTAATCGTGTTAAACTTCCATCTGGGTTGAGTTGGATCTGTAAATGCTCATAAGGATTAATGTGGGAGCCTCTATGCTGCTTCAGCGGCTCTTGTTCGTCCAGATTTGGGTATGAGCTATCTTGCTCCTCCGTGCCCATAACACCACTGATTGATCTCAAGTCTCGATGAAGACGAGGAGGAAGAGAGGTAGATGAGTTTCTAAGTTTCTTCTATTGTCCATGGTGTACTATGAACTGGTTTGTAAGAGAGGGGAAGGATTTGTGGATAAGGATcttttaatcttcttcttccgtTATAAATATAATATTGGTAGGTCAGCGACTAATGCGTTTTCTTAAACGTCAAAATTCCAAAGAAAGCGAGGCTTTTTCTTCCCCGTCCTCTTCTTTCATCGGGTCAGAGTAAGAGGCGGCTAGCCGTTCCTTTTACCATTTAgttctttgaaaattttgtccagTCCAATCTCCAACtcacatttctctttttttcttttcttggaagAGGTCTCCTTCTCAAAAGTTTAAGATTTCagctgtgagagagagagagagatgttggtCATGTACCAAGGCAAAATTAACAGAGGGGAAATGAGAGGAACGCCGCCCCCTCCACGAAAGGTAGCGAATGATGAGACACATGGGAGCGGAGGGACAAGGGAAGAGTGGAACAGGTTCACGTAGGAGCAAGATATGGGATCAagtccgtggatttagaatcaatggATCAAGGGCGTATAAGAATATTCTTGTACGTGAACTTGATCCGTTCGTGAACAAGAGAGGGTAGGAGATCCTTTTCACTAGGAGGGGCATGCAGAGAAACGAACAAAGACTCGATGCCCTATCTTTTTCCACTGATATAATAGTGAAGTTACAAGAAAAAATTATTgtcaatatatatatggaaagtTTATTATTGAACTTGTCTATAAATTTAGGGAGGAGAAAGTTGTGAGGCTGTGTGGTCTTGCACTAATGTGAAGCCAATGAGAGCAAGAGTTGTAGATCGATTTATCTTTTTATGAGGGTATGACGGTCATTCTGCCTTTCCCATGTTTAGCGTAGGCTTCATGGCCCATGCAATTCGatagccttttttttcctataaatttaATATGTAGTCAAATTGCATCATTTTTTATAGATCGTATcatgtataagaaaaaaaaagctatataagaAATAGGGCCCTAACcttaagaaggaaagggaacTATAAAGTACAAAGGTATGCCTTGAAAAGAAAGTGCATACATCCAAAAAACATAAATGGGATATTCTCGGGCTACAAAAATAAGAGAACTGACCCATGGAGTTCTCTGAAAAAATTTGCTGATGAAGACCCTAAATAAAGGTCTTCTGCTAACATTTGTCTTTCTTACTTGTTTTTTTAGAAGAGGTTATATATTTAAGATTCcaacttagagagagaaagagatttatattgatcaaataataaaataatattctaaaagagtaaaattacaaaaaaaaataaaaaagaaaaattgt
It encodes the following:
- the LOC122086793 gene encoding probable carboxylesterase 9, whose protein sequence is MGTEEQDSSYPNLDEQEPLKQHRGSHINPYEHLQIQLNPDGSLTRLADLPTLEASMDDPYGDTRSILSKDVTLNPEKKTWLRILRPKTDDLQPGLRLPLVMYFHGGGFMFSTAGTVFCNNLCERAARLVPCIVVSVSYRLTPENRLPAAYEDADDALMWLKQQAMDNDGGEPWLREIADFSRILMFGWNSGANIAFHARLRALGLDIGPLKILGVMMTQPLFGGEERTHSDLKYADDQVLPLTVSDLVWELALPLGANRDHEYCNPWASPELIQKLRKMGKVLIRGYGGDVTIDRQRKLVELLVINGANVVARFDDVGFHGIDLIDSRRAVITLNYLKDFINSTSSDDSN